In a genomic window of Chrysemys picta bellii isolate R12L10 chromosome 1, ASM1138683v2, whole genome shotgun sequence:
- the LOC135972234 gene encoding olfactory receptor 52P1-like produces MAGINLTNSVPSTFILIGIPGLEAEHLWISIPFSMFYIIGILGNFMLLFVVGKDQTLHKPMYLLLCMLALTDIGTTTSIMPKALFIFWFNLNIITVGGCLTQMFFLHSVSIMHSAVLMAMAFDRYVAICNPLRYATILTNARIAILGLVCLLRAVLLALPLPLLLSRQPFCADRIISHTHCEHIAVVKMSCADTTVNRTYGLMMAFVVMGSDLTLIALSYSLITRAVLRISSKKAHQKALNTCTAHICVMLTSYTSVLFTTLTHRFGQGIAPHIHIILADLSFLVPPMLNPIIYGVKTKELRDKVVKYTCRR; encoded by the coding sequence ATGGCAGGAATCAACCTCACAAACTCTGTCCCTTCAACATTCATCCTAATAGGCATCCCTGGCTTGGAAGCTGAGCATCtctggatttccatccctttctctatGTTCTACATTATTGGAATTTTGGGAAATTTCATGCTTCTGTTTGTTGTAGGCAAAGATCAAACCCTGCACAAGCCAATGTacctgctgctctgcatgctggcacTCACAGACATTGGCACGACTACCTCCATTATGCCAAAGGCACTGTttatattttggttcaatttgaaTATTATTACTGTGGgtggctgcctcacccagatgttcttccttCATTCAGTTTCCATTATGCACTCAGCCGTCCTCATGGCAATGGCCTTCGATCGCTATGTTGCCATATGTAACCCTCTGAGATATGCCACCATCCTCACCAATGCACGAATAGCTATATTAGGGCTAGTGTGTTTGTTAAGAGCTGTTCTCTTAGCTCTTCCCTTACCCTTGCTCCTGAGCAGGCAGCCATTCTGTGCTGACCGCATTATCTCCCACACACACTGTGAGCATATAGCTGTGGTGAAGATGTCGTGTGCGGACACCACTGTCAACAGGACGTATGGCTTGATGATGGCCTTTGTAGTCATGGGGTCAGACCTGACGCTCATTGCCCTGTCCTACAGTCTGATCACCAGGGCTGTCCTCAGAATCTCCTCCAAGAAAGCTCACCAGAAAGCCCTtaacacctgcacagcccacatctgtgtgatgctgaCGTCTTATACGTCGGTCCTCTTCACCACTCTGACACACCGGTTTGGTCAGGGCATCGCTCCCCACATTCACATAATCTTGGCTGACCTCTCCTTCCTTGTCCCCCCCATGCTCAACCCTATCATTTATGGggtcaaaaccaaagagcttcGGGACAAAGTGGTGAAATACACCTGCAGAAGGTGA